A DNA window from Dama dama isolate Ldn47 chromosome 19, ASM3311817v1, whole genome shotgun sequence contains the following coding sequences:
- the RTP4 gene encoding receptor-transporting protein 4 isoform X4, which produces MYLENQKSPGKVLMRIFGQRCKKCSRSQFEKPDFSPESRNRILQNLVQRVLEKFYRNGFRKVSELPVIPEVPLNGSHDTANCEACVLGYCVLNSENGMTGPERSSVSYMEIGSSSPHNGDQCGQNRSRNHLAVGSGYSGAHIGSGPSHVTAGIQVPGKGPQPKREMGELFRPGADRQAARATGPQPIRVAGSLPPGWTDPRPIQAVGPLPSGRAHSQSTQGRGPQAPRMTYSQAIRRSGQQSTHEAQATKGAQLQATKVTEPQPTRATIPRATSGSDSQAKGMTGPPPQRSSSQPTRKAILKVTSGSDSQAKGMTGPPPQRSSSQPTRKAIPKATSGSDGQAKGMAGPPPQRSSSQPTRKAIPKATSGSDGQAKGMAGPPPQRSSSQPTQEAIPKATSGSDSQAKGMIGPPPQSSSSQPAQEAFPKATVGSDSQAKGMTGPPPQRSSSQPTQEAIPKATSGSDSQAKGMTGPPPQRSSSQPTQEAIPKVTVGSDSQAKGMAGPPPQRSSSQPAQEAFPKATVGSDSQAKGMTGPPPQSSSSQPAQEAFPKATVGSDTKATRRAGLPLESSSQSTWPHVGPSCGSQAAWGREERYSPGGSVSDSFFRLPPSNDLRNQEQLFRWGYVCIFALFTFLVSKYL; this is translated from the coding sequence ATGTACCTGGAGAACCAGAAATCCCCAGGCAAGGTGCTCATGCGGATCTTTGGACAGAGGTGCAAGAAGTGCTCCCGGTCTCAGTTTGAGAAGCCTGATTTCTccccagaaagcagaaataggaTTCTGCAAAACCTGGTGCAGCGTGTTCTGGAGAAATTCTACAGAAATGGTTTCAGGAAGGTTTCGGAGTTACCCGTGATCCCGGAAGTACCTTTGAATGGGTCCCACGACACGGCCAATTGTGAAGCATGTGTTCTGGGCTACTGTGTACTGAACTCAGAAAACGGCATGACAGGGCCAGAAAGATCCTCTGTCTCCTACATGGAGATTGGGAGTTCCTCTCCTCACAATGGTGACCAGTGTGGCCAAAACCGATCTAGGAACCACTTAGCAGTGGGGAGTGGGTATTCTGGTGCCCATATAGGCTCAGGGCCCAGCCATGTCACTGCTGGGATCCAAGTGCCTGGGAAAGGCCCTCAGCCTAAACGGGAGATGGGCGAGCTGTTCAGACCAGGGGCAGATCGACAGGCTGCACGGGCAACCGGCCCACAGCCCATCCGAGTAGCAGGATCACTTCCCCCAGGGTGGACAGATCCACGGCCCATTCAAGCAGTAGGCCCACTACCTTCAGGGCGTGCGCATTCACAGTCTACACAGGGGAGAGGACCACAGGCCCCCCGGATGACGTACTCTCAGGCTATAAGGAGGTCAGGCCAGCAGTCAACACACGAGGCACAAGCCACAAAAGGGGCACAGCTTCAGGCCACAAAGGTGACAGAACCACAGCCCACCAGAGCGACAATCCCAAGGGCCACATCAGGATCAGACAGTCAGGCTAAAGGGATGACAGGCCCCCCACCACAGAGGTCAAGCTCACAGCCCACACGGAAGGCAATCTTGAAGGTCACATCAGGGTCAGACAGTCAGGCTAAAGGGATGACAGGCCCCCCACCACAGAGGTCAAGCTCACAGCCCACACGGAAGGCAATCCCGAAGGCCACATCAGGGTCAGACGGTCAGGCTAAAGGGATGGCAGGCCCCCCACCACAGAGGTCAAGCTCACAGCCCACACGGAAGGCAATCCCGAAGGCCACATCAGGGTCAGACGGTCAGGCTAAAGGGATGGCAGGCCCCCCACCACAGAGGTCAAGCTCACAGCCCACACAGGAGGCAATCCCGAAGGCCACATCAGGGTCAGACAGTCAGGCTAAAGGGATGATAGGCCCCCCACCACAGAGTTCAAGCTCACAGCCTGCACAGGAGGCATTCCCGAAGGCCACAGTAGGGTCAGACAGTCAGGCTAAAGGGATGACAGGCCCCCCACCACAGAGGTCAAGCTCACAGCCCACACAGGAGGCAATCCCGAAGGCCACATCAGGGTCAGACAGTCAGGCTAAAGGGATGACAGGCCCCCCACCACAGAGGTCAAGCTCACAGCCTACACAGGAGGCAATCCCGAAGGTCACAGTAGGGTCAGACAGTCAGGCTAAAGGGATGGCAGGCCCCCCACCACAGAGGTCAAGCTCACAACCTGCACAGGAGGCATTCCCGAAGGCCACAGTAGGGTCAGACAGTCAGGCTAAAGGGATGACAGGCCCCCCACCACAGAGTTCAAGCTCACAGCCTGCACAGGAGGCATTCCCGAAGGCCACAGTAGGGTCAGACACTAAGGCTACAAGGAGGGCAGGTCTCCCACTGGAGTCAAGCTCACAGTCCACATGGCCACATGTAGGACCTTCATGTGGAAGTCAAGCtgcctggggcagggaggagaggtaCTCACCTGGAGGGTCTGTATCAGACAGCTTTTTCAGATTACCTCCCTCAAATGATCTCCGTAACCAGGAGCAGCTGTTCAGGTGGGGCTATGTCTGTATTTTTGCTCTGTTTACCTTTCTGGTGTCTAAATACTTATGA
- the RTP4 gene encoding receptor-transporting protein 4 isoform X2, translating into MATHSSILAWEIPWTEKPGGLQSMGLQKFSCSSCRRSWASAQVKILCHMYLENQKSPGKVLMRIFGQRCKKCSRSQFEKPDFSPESRNRILQNLVQRVLEKFYRNGFRKVSELPVIPEVPLNGSHDTANCEACVLGYCVLNSENGMTGPERSSVSYMEIGSSSPHNGDQCGQNRSRNHLAVGSGYSGAHIGSGPSHVTAGIQVPGKGPQPKREMGELFRPGADRQAARATGPQPIRVAGSLPPGWTDPRPIQAVGPLPSGRAHSQSTQGRGPQAPRMTYSQAIRRSGQQSTHEAQATKGAQLQATKVTEPQPTRATIPRATSGSDSQAKGMTGPPPQRSSSQPTRKAILKVTSGSDSQAKGMTGPPPQRSSSQPTRKAIPKATSGSDGQAKGMAGPPPQRSSSQPTRKAIPKATSGSDGQAKGMAGPPPQRSSSQPTQEAIPKATSGSDSQAKGMIGPPPQSSSSQPAQEAFPKATVGSDSQAKGMTGPPPQRSSSQPTQEAIPKATSGSDSQAKGMTGPPPQRSSSQPTQEAIPKVTVGSDSQAKGMAGPPPQRSSSQPAQEAFPKATVGSDSQAKGMTGPPPQSSSSQPAQEAFPKATVGSDTKATRRAGLPLESSSQSTWPHVGPSCGSQAAWGREERYSPGGSVSDSFFRLPPSNDLRNQEQLFRWGYVCIFALFTFLVSKYL; encoded by the exons atggcaacccactccagtattcttgcctgggaaatcccatggacagagaagcctggtgggttacagtccatgggattgcaaaa GTTCTCGTGTTCCTCATGCCGTCGAAGCTGGGCTTCTGCCCAAGTGAAGATCCTATGTCACATGTACCTGGAGAACCAGAAATCCCCAGGCAAGGTGCTCATGCGGATCTTTGGACAGAGGTGCAAGAAGTGCTCCCGGTCTCAGTTTGAGAAGCCTGATTTCTccccagaaagcagaaataggaTTCTGCAAAACCTGGTGCAGCGTGTTCTGGAGAAATTCTACAGAAATGGTTTCAGGAAGGTTTCGGAGTTACCCGTGATCCCGGAAGTACCTTTGAATGGGTCCCACGACACGGCCAATTGTGAAGCATGTGTTCTGGGCTACTGTGTACTGAACTCAGAAAACGGCATGACAGGGCCAGAAAGATCCTCTGTCTCCTACATGGAGATTGGGAGTTCCTCTCCTCACAATGGTGACCAGTGTGGCCAAAACCGATCTAGGAACCACTTAGCAGTGGGGAGTGGGTATTCTGGTGCCCATATAGGCTCAGGGCCCAGCCATGTCACTGCTGGGATCCAAGTGCCTGGGAAAGGCCCTCAGCCTAAACGGGAGATGGGCGAGCTGTTCAGACCAGGGGCAGATCGACAGGCTGCACGGGCAACCGGCCCACAGCCCATCCGAGTAGCAGGATCACTTCCCCCAGGGTGGACAGATCCACGGCCCATTCAAGCAGTAGGCCCACTACCTTCAGGGCGTGCGCATTCACAGTCTACACAGGGGAGAGGACCACAGGCCCCCCGGATGACGTACTCTCAGGCTATAAGGAGGTCAGGCCAGCAGTCAACACACGAGGCACAAGCCACAAAAGGGGCACAGCTTCAGGCCACAAAGGTGACAGAACCACAGCCCACCAGAGCGACAATCCCAAGGGCCACATCAGGATCAGACAGTCAGGCTAAAGGGATGACAGGCCCCCCACCACAGAGGTCAAGCTCACAGCCCACACGGAAGGCAATCTTGAAGGTCACATCAGGGTCAGACAGTCAGGCTAAAGGGATGACAGGCCCCCCACCACAGAGGTCAAGCTCACAGCCCACACGGAAGGCAATCCCGAAGGCCACATCAGGGTCAGACGGTCAGGCTAAAGGGATGGCAGGCCCCCCACCACAGAGGTCAAGCTCACAGCCCACACGGAAGGCAATCCCGAAGGCCACATCAGGGTCAGACGGTCAGGCTAAAGGGATGGCAGGCCCCCCACCACAGAGGTCAAGCTCACAGCCCACACAGGAGGCAATCCCGAAGGCCACATCAGGGTCAGACAGTCAGGCTAAAGGGATGATAGGCCCCCCACCACAGAGTTCAAGCTCACAGCCTGCACAGGAGGCATTCCCGAAGGCCACAGTAGGGTCAGACAGTCAGGCTAAAGGGATGACAGGCCCCCCACCACAGAGGTCAAGCTCACAGCCCACACAGGAGGCAATCCCGAAGGCCACATCAGGGTCAGACAGTCAGGCTAAAGGGATGACAGGCCCCCCACCACAGAGGTCAAGCTCACAGCCTACACAGGAGGCAATCCCGAAGGTCACAGTAGGGTCAGACAGTCAGGCTAAAGGGATGGCAGGCCCCCCACCACAGAGGTCAAGCTCACAACCTGCACAGGAGGCATTCCCGAAGGCCACAGTAGGGTCAGACAGTCAGGCTAAAGGGATGACAGGCCCCCCACCACAGAGTTCAAGCTCACAGCCTGCACAGGAGGCATTCCCGAAGGCCACAGTAGGGTCAGACACTAAGGCTACAAGGAGGGCAGGTCTCCCACTGGAGTCAAGCTCACAGTCCACATGGCCACATGTAGGACCTTCATGTGGAAGTCAAGCtgcctggggcagggaggagaggtaCTCACCTGGAGGGTCTGTATCAGACAGCTTTTTCAGATTACCTCCCTCAAATGATCTCCGTAACCAGGAGCAGCTGTTCAGGTGGGGCTATGTCTGTATTTTTGCTCTGTTTACCTTTCTGGTGTCTAAATACTTATGA
- the RTP4 gene encoding receptor-transporting protein 4 isoform X3 produces MDREAWFSCSSCRRSWASAQVKILCHMYLENQKSPGKVLMRIFGQRCKKCSRSQFEKPDFSPESRNRILQNLVQRVLEKFYRNGFRKVSELPVIPEVPLNGSHDTANCEACVLGYCVLNSENGMTGPERSSVSYMEIGSSSPHNGDQCGQNRSRNHLAVGSGYSGAHIGSGPSHVTAGIQVPGKGPQPKREMGELFRPGADRQAARATGPQPIRVAGSLPPGWTDPRPIQAVGPLPSGRAHSQSTQGRGPQAPRMTYSQAIRRSGQQSTHEAQATKGAQLQATKVTEPQPTRATIPRATSGSDSQAKGMTGPPPQRSSSQPTRKAILKVTSGSDSQAKGMTGPPPQRSSSQPTRKAIPKATSGSDGQAKGMAGPPPQRSSSQPTRKAIPKATSGSDGQAKGMAGPPPQRSSSQPTQEAIPKATSGSDSQAKGMIGPPPQSSSSQPAQEAFPKATVGSDSQAKGMTGPPPQRSSSQPTQEAIPKATSGSDSQAKGMTGPPPQRSSSQPTQEAIPKVTVGSDSQAKGMAGPPPQRSSSQPAQEAFPKATVGSDSQAKGMTGPPPQSSSSQPAQEAFPKATVGSDTKATRRAGLPLESSSQSTWPHVGPSCGSQAAWGREERYSPGGSVSDSFFRLPPSNDLRNQEQLFRWGYVCIFALFTFLVSKYL; encoded by the exons atggacagagaagcctg GTTCTCGTGTTCCTCATGCCGTCGAAGCTGGGCTTCTGCCCAAGTGAAGATCCTATGTCACATGTACCTGGAGAACCAGAAATCCCCAGGCAAGGTGCTCATGCGGATCTTTGGACAGAGGTGCAAGAAGTGCTCCCGGTCTCAGTTTGAGAAGCCTGATTTCTccccagaaagcagaaataggaTTCTGCAAAACCTGGTGCAGCGTGTTCTGGAGAAATTCTACAGAAATGGTTTCAGGAAGGTTTCGGAGTTACCCGTGATCCCGGAAGTACCTTTGAATGGGTCCCACGACACGGCCAATTGTGAAGCATGTGTTCTGGGCTACTGTGTACTGAACTCAGAAAACGGCATGACAGGGCCAGAAAGATCCTCTGTCTCCTACATGGAGATTGGGAGTTCCTCTCCTCACAATGGTGACCAGTGTGGCCAAAACCGATCTAGGAACCACTTAGCAGTGGGGAGTGGGTATTCTGGTGCCCATATAGGCTCAGGGCCCAGCCATGTCACTGCTGGGATCCAAGTGCCTGGGAAAGGCCCTCAGCCTAAACGGGAGATGGGCGAGCTGTTCAGACCAGGGGCAGATCGACAGGCTGCACGGGCAACCGGCCCACAGCCCATCCGAGTAGCAGGATCACTTCCCCCAGGGTGGACAGATCCACGGCCCATTCAAGCAGTAGGCCCACTACCTTCAGGGCGTGCGCATTCACAGTCTACACAGGGGAGAGGACCACAGGCCCCCCGGATGACGTACTCTCAGGCTATAAGGAGGTCAGGCCAGCAGTCAACACACGAGGCACAAGCCACAAAAGGGGCACAGCTTCAGGCCACAAAGGTGACAGAACCACAGCCCACCAGAGCGACAATCCCAAGGGCCACATCAGGATCAGACAGTCAGGCTAAAGGGATGACAGGCCCCCCACCACAGAGGTCAAGCTCACAGCCCACACGGAAGGCAATCTTGAAGGTCACATCAGGGTCAGACAGTCAGGCTAAAGGGATGACAGGCCCCCCACCACAGAGGTCAAGCTCACAGCCCACACGGAAGGCAATCCCGAAGGCCACATCAGGGTCAGACGGTCAGGCTAAAGGGATGGCAGGCCCCCCACCACAGAGGTCAAGCTCACAGCCCACACGGAAGGCAATCCCGAAGGCCACATCAGGGTCAGACGGTCAGGCTAAAGGGATGGCAGGCCCCCCACCACAGAGGTCAAGCTCACAGCCCACACAGGAGGCAATCCCGAAGGCCACATCAGGGTCAGACAGTCAGGCTAAAGGGATGATAGGCCCCCCACCACAGAGTTCAAGCTCACAGCCTGCACAGGAGGCATTCCCGAAGGCCACAGTAGGGTCAGACAGTCAGGCTAAAGGGATGACAGGCCCCCCACCACAGAGGTCAAGCTCACAGCCCACACAGGAGGCAATCCCGAAGGCCACATCAGGGTCAGACAGTCAGGCTAAAGGGATGACAGGCCCCCCACCACAGAGGTCAAGCTCACAGCCTACACAGGAGGCAATCCCGAAGGTCACAGTAGGGTCAGACAGTCAGGCTAAAGGGATGGCAGGCCCCCCACCACAGAGGTCAAGCTCACAACCTGCACAGGAGGCATTCCCGAAGGCCACAGTAGGGTCAGACAGTCAGGCTAAAGGGATGACAGGCCCCCCACCACAGAGTTCAAGCTCACAGCCTGCACAGGAGGCATTCCCGAAGGCCACAGTAGGGTCAGACACTAAGGCTACAAGGAGGGCAGGTCTCCCACTGGAGTCAAGCTCACAGTCCACATGGCCACATGTAGGACCTTCATGTGGAAGTCAAGCtgcctggggcagggaggagaggtaCTCACCTGGAGGGTCTGTATCAGACAGCTTTTTCAGATTACCTCCCTCAAATGATCTCCGTAACCAGGAGCAGCTGTTCAGGTGGGGCTATGTCTGTATTTTTGCTCTGTTTACCTTTCTGGTGTCTAAATACTTATGA
- the RTP4 gene encoding receptor-transporting protein 4 isoform X1, whose translation MDAKPQSKRIALDIREWEQTFQELICQEKPRARWTLKMDGSLRPDCVAQGWKQYQQKGFGRFSCSSCRRSWASAQVKILCHMYLENQKSPGKVLMRIFGQRCKKCSRSQFEKPDFSPESRNRILQNLVQRVLEKFYRNGFRKVSELPVIPEVPLNGSHDTANCEACVLGYCVLNSENGMTGPERSSVSYMEIGSSSPHNGDQCGQNRSRNHLAVGSGYSGAHIGSGPSHVTAGIQVPGKGPQPKREMGELFRPGADRQAARATGPQPIRVAGSLPPGWTDPRPIQAVGPLPSGRAHSQSTQGRGPQAPRMTYSQAIRRSGQQSTHEAQATKGAQLQATKVTEPQPTRATIPRATSGSDSQAKGMTGPPPQRSSSQPTRKAILKVTSGSDSQAKGMTGPPPQRSSSQPTRKAIPKATSGSDGQAKGMAGPPPQRSSSQPTRKAIPKATSGSDGQAKGMAGPPPQRSSSQPTQEAIPKATSGSDSQAKGMIGPPPQSSSSQPAQEAFPKATVGSDSQAKGMTGPPPQRSSSQPTQEAIPKATSGSDSQAKGMTGPPPQRSSSQPTQEAIPKVTVGSDSQAKGMAGPPPQRSSSQPAQEAFPKATVGSDSQAKGMTGPPPQSSSSQPAQEAFPKATVGSDTKATRRAGLPLESSSQSTWPHVGPSCGSQAAWGREERYSPGGSVSDSFFRLPPSNDLRNQEQLFRWGYVCIFALFTFLVSKYL comes from the exons ATGGACGCCAAGCCTCAGAGCAAGAGAATAGCTTTGGATATCAGGGAATGGGAGCAGACATTTCAAGAACTGATCTGTCAGGAGAAACCCCGGGCCAGATGGACCCTGAAGATGGATGGAAGCCTTCGGCCAGACTGTGTGGCCCAGGGGTGGAAGCAATACCAGCAGAAAGGATTTGGCAG GTTCTCGTGTTCCTCATGCCGTCGAAGCTGGGCTTCTGCCCAAGTGAAGATCCTATGTCACATGTACCTGGAGAACCAGAAATCCCCAGGCAAGGTGCTCATGCGGATCTTTGGACAGAGGTGCAAGAAGTGCTCCCGGTCTCAGTTTGAGAAGCCTGATTTCTccccagaaagcagaaataggaTTCTGCAAAACCTGGTGCAGCGTGTTCTGGAGAAATTCTACAGAAATGGTTTCAGGAAGGTTTCGGAGTTACCCGTGATCCCGGAAGTACCTTTGAATGGGTCCCACGACACGGCCAATTGTGAAGCATGTGTTCTGGGCTACTGTGTACTGAACTCAGAAAACGGCATGACAGGGCCAGAAAGATCCTCTGTCTCCTACATGGAGATTGGGAGTTCCTCTCCTCACAATGGTGACCAGTGTGGCCAAAACCGATCTAGGAACCACTTAGCAGTGGGGAGTGGGTATTCTGGTGCCCATATAGGCTCAGGGCCCAGCCATGTCACTGCTGGGATCCAAGTGCCTGGGAAAGGCCCTCAGCCTAAACGGGAGATGGGCGAGCTGTTCAGACCAGGGGCAGATCGACAGGCTGCACGGGCAACCGGCCCACAGCCCATCCGAGTAGCAGGATCACTTCCCCCAGGGTGGACAGATCCACGGCCCATTCAAGCAGTAGGCCCACTACCTTCAGGGCGTGCGCATTCACAGTCTACACAGGGGAGAGGACCACAGGCCCCCCGGATGACGTACTCTCAGGCTATAAGGAGGTCAGGCCAGCAGTCAACACACGAGGCACAAGCCACAAAAGGGGCACAGCTTCAGGCCACAAAGGTGACAGAACCACAGCCCACCAGAGCGACAATCCCAAGGGCCACATCAGGATCAGACAGTCAGGCTAAAGGGATGACAGGCCCCCCACCACAGAGGTCAAGCTCACAGCCCACACGGAAGGCAATCTTGAAGGTCACATCAGGGTCAGACAGTCAGGCTAAAGGGATGACAGGCCCCCCACCACAGAGGTCAAGCTCACAGCCCACACGGAAGGCAATCCCGAAGGCCACATCAGGGTCAGACGGTCAGGCTAAAGGGATGGCAGGCCCCCCACCACAGAGGTCAAGCTCACAGCCCACACGGAAGGCAATCCCGAAGGCCACATCAGGGTCAGACGGTCAGGCTAAAGGGATGGCAGGCCCCCCACCACAGAGGTCAAGCTCACAGCCCACACAGGAGGCAATCCCGAAGGCCACATCAGGGTCAGACAGTCAGGCTAAAGGGATGATAGGCCCCCCACCACAGAGTTCAAGCTCACAGCCTGCACAGGAGGCATTCCCGAAGGCCACAGTAGGGTCAGACAGTCAGGCTAAAGGGATGACAGGCCCCCCACCACAGAGGTCAAGCTCACAGCCCACACAGGAGGCAATCCCGAAGGCCACATCAGGGTCAGACAGTCAGGCTAAAGGGATGACAGGCCCCCCACCACAGAGGTCAAGCTCACAGCCTACACAGGAGGCAATCCCGAAGGTCACAGTAGGGTCAGACAGTCAGGCTAAAGGGATGGCAGGCCCCCCACCACAGAGGTCAAGCTCACAACCTGCACAGGAGGCATTCCCGAAGGCCACAGTAGGGTCAGACAGTCAGGCTAAAGGGATGACAGGCCCCCCACCACAGAGTTCAAGCTCACAGCCTGCACAGGAGGCATTCCCGAAGGCCACAGTAGGGTCAGACACTAAGGCTACAAGGAGGGCAGGTCTCCCACTGGAGTCAAGCTCACAGTCCACATGGCCACATGTAGGACCTTCATGTGGAAGTCAAGCtgcctggggcagggaggagaggtaCTCACCTGGAGGGTCTGTATCAGACAGCTTTTTCAGATTACCTCCCTCAAATGATCTCCGTAACCAGGAGCAGCTGTTCAGGTGGGGCTATGTCTGTATTTTTGCTCTGTTTACCTTTCTGGTGTCTAAATACTTATGA